GCCCGACCATAGCCGAGCACTTGCTGCAATTTAGCATTGCCGCGCGGTGTTCGCGTATTGCTTGTTCACGTACAGACATACCCATATTTCGCTGTCCGGCACCGGCCATTTACTCTCGAAGGCGCGCAAATGAAACTGAACCGAATACTCGCAGATTTTTCGGCAGAATGCGTTGAAGTACTAACCACATCCTTGGAAACTACTCTTCCACCACCACTTCCTTAGGCATATCCCGATTGATCAGAAAATACACCACCGGAATCACCACCAGCGAGAACAAGGTTGAGGCGATGATGCCGAAGATAAAGCTCCAGGCCAGACCAGAGAAGATCGGATCCAGCACAATCATCACCGAACCCAACACTGCTGAGGCAGCAGTCAAAAAGATCGGATTCAAGCGGGTGGCGCCGGCTTCGACGATAGCGTCGGCCAAGCTGATTTCCGGATTGCCCCGGTAAATGTTTTCGATAAAGTCGATCAGGATAATCGAGTTGCGCACTACGATACCGGCCAGCGCGATCATGCCTATCATCGCCGTGGCGGTGAAAAATACCGGATCGGCGTATTGACCGACGTCCGACGAAAACAAATTAATAAACCAGAAACCCGGCATGATACCGATCACCGTCAACGGAATCGCGATCATCATGATCAGCGGCACGCCCAGGGACCCGGTCTGGCCCACCAGCAGAATGTAGATCATCACCATCGCTGCGGCAAAGGCCAAGCCCAAATCGCGGAACACGTCGACGGTTATTTTCCATTCCCCTTCCCCGGCCAATTCTGCCCGGTAGCCAGCCGGCAACGGCTGCTGTTCCAACTTATCCTCCAAATCCCATACCGCTTCCACCGGACTGCGGCCGGCCATTTCCGCCAACACATAGGAAACCGGTTGCAGATTCTTATGATAAATCGTCTGATCGCCATGCTCGTGCTGGAAATGGCCGAGCTCGCTCAAATGTACCAAGTCGCCATGGGCGGATTTGACCGACAAAGCCAGTAAATCGGCTTCGGACGAGCGCACTTCGCGCGGCAATTGCAGTTGTATTATCAGCGGCTGCCGCTCGCTGGCAATATGCAGCGTACCGGCCATGCCGCCTTCGACTGCCAGTTTCAGGCTATTGGCCACTTGCTGATTGCTGATGCCCAGCAATGCGGCTTTCTCCTGATCAAGGATAAAATGCAGCCTTTCATGCGGCGCTTCGACATAATCGTCGACATCAACCACGCCTTCCACCGTTTGCAGGTCAGCGCGCACCCGATTCGACACTTTGATGATATCGCCGTAACTGGCTTCCGGCGGACCGTAAATTTCCGCAACCACGCTGGCCAACACCGGCGGCCCCGGCGGCATTTCGACGATTTTGATATTGGCGCCGTATTGCTGGCCGATCCGTTCGACATCCGGACGGATCCGCAGCGCAATGGCGTGCGATTGCTGTTCGCGCCGCGTTTTATCCACCAATACTATCCGCACATCGCCAACATAGGCGCCGTGTCGCAAATAATAATGGCGGACCATGCCGTTAAAATCCATCGGCGAAGCCAGCCCAACATAAGACTGGTAATTGCTGACTTCATTGACGGTTGACAGATACCGCCCCAGGGCCGCCGCCACTTCATCGGTGGCTTCCAGCGACGAACCGCGCGGCATGTCGATCACCAACTGCAGCTCATTCTTGTTATCGAACGGCAACAGTTTCAACGGCACCACGCGCGTCACAGCCATCAGAGTCGACAATACGAAGGCGATAAACACGACCAATAAAAACCACAAGGCCTTGGATTTATTGTCCAGCAAGGGCGCCAGAATGGCTTGATAGACTTTGAAACCGCGGGTTTGTTTTAAAATAAACTCCGGCCCGTGATCCTTGCCGTAATCGCCTTTCAGTAAACGGTAACTGGCCCACGGCGTTACGGAAAAGGCAATCAGCAACGACATCAGCATGGCAATCGGCACATTGAAAGC
This sequence is a window from Methylomonas methanica MC09. Protein-coding genes within it:
- a CDS encoding efflux RND transporter permease subunit yields the protein MNQLPETKKDSLTVSIVRLFTTSHLSLLFLLISVLAGAAALVLTPREEDPQIIVPVMDVFVQYPGATSEEVEKRVTTPLEVLLKQIQGVEYVYSASRPGEALVTVRYVVGESIEDSLIKTRDKLEANLDVIPAGVTNWVVKPVEIDDVPILLLSLSASKGGADSMALRRIAEELIERLRAVDDVGNSWVIGAAPRRISVYPDPAKLQAGQLSMLEVQQALAQSNVNLQAGSLNQNNREIILEAGPNYQTLEQVGATVLKNVAGRLVYLRDVAEIIDGPQDTDYYTRIGFGPGVEQMHVVGDAHGGLPAVGEERTMATLAIAKRRGSNAVAVAEQVLELTEQLQGTLIPDDVLITVTRNYGETADHKVNELVMHLSIAILTIIVLLALTLGFKESLIVSLAVPMTFAITLLCDLVFGYTINRVTLFALILSLGLLVDDPIVDVENIHRHYKLRKEPPLQALLTAVDEIRPPTILATFAVIMSFVPMFFITGMMGPYMAPMAFNVPIAMLMSLLIAFSVTPWASYRLLKGDYGKDHGPEFILKQTRGFKVYQAILAPLLDNKSKALWFLLVVFIAFVLSTLMAVTRVVPLKLLPFDNKNELQLVIDMPRGSSLEATDEVAAALGRYLSTVNEVSNYQSYVGLASPMDFNGMVRHYYLRHGAYVGDVRIVLVDKTRREQQSHAIALRIRPDVERIGQQYGANIKIVEMPPGPPVLASVVAEIYGPPEASYGDIIKVSNRVRADLQTVEGVVDVDDYVEAPHERLHFILDQEKAALLGISNQQVANSLKLAVEGGMAGTLHIASERQPLIIQLQLPREVRSSEADLLALSVKSAHGDLVHLSELGHFQHEHGDQTIYHKNLQPVSYVLAEMAGRSPVEAVWDLEDKLEQQPLPAGYRAELAGEGEWKITVDVFRDLGLAFAAAMVMIYILLVGQTGSLGVPLIMMIAIPLTVIGIMPGFWFINLFSSDVGQYADPVFFTATAMIGMIALAGIVVRNSIILIDFIENIYRGNPEISLADAIVEAGATRLNPIFLTAASAVLGSVMIVLDPIFSGLAWSFIFGIIASTLFSLVVIPVVYFLINRDMPKEVVVEE